From a single Entelurus aequoreus isolate RoL-2023_Sb linkage group LG12, RoL_Eaeq_v1.1, whole genome shotgun sequence genomic region:
- the LOC133662421 gene encoding uncharacterized protein LOC133662421 codes for MDFLRDPINKKELFDFLTSKIQEFSWPPTKAVYVTSGQAVSGQAFGSTSMMDCCNHEEADTRIVVHLQCALKEGAKTVLVRTVDTDVIVILAGLFYDLVVLQPLTDIWVAFGMGKRFRYYHINHICKSLGEPKSQGLLMFHAYSGCDTTSAFNGKGKKSAWRAWQAYDAATETFMYLAKHPFQELKVDSEHFQTLERLTVILYNRSSPLNSISQTRKELFCQDSRPMERLPPTQDALLQYVKRAVFQAGIWATSTDTQQVIPSPKDFGWTKDETGSWVPVWITIPEVSIACRELIKCSCKGDCSSCKCSNANIDCSPLCKCNCCK; via the coding sequence ATGGACTTTCTTCGCGACCCAATCAACAAGAAGGAGTTGTTTGATTTCTTGACATCCAAGATCCAAGAGTTCAGCTGGCCACCAACCAAAGCTGTGTATGTCACATCGGGGCAAGCGGTGTCAGGACAAGCTTTTGGTTCCACTAGCATGATGGACTGTTGCAACCATGAGGAGGCAGACACAAGGATAGTGGTCCATCTACAATGCGCATTGAAGGAGGGAGCAAAGACAGTTCTTGTGCGAACTGTGGACACTGATGTCATCGTGATCCTTGCTGGTTTATTTTATGATTTGGTGGTGCTTCAACCATTGACTGACATCTGGGTGGCTTTTGGCATGGGAAAAAGGTTCAGATATTACCACATAAACCACATCTGCAAAAGCCTGGGGGAACCCAAATCACAAGGTCTGCTTATGTTCCACGCATATTCAGGTTGTGACACAACATCTGCATTTAACGGAAAAGGCAAGAAGTCAGCTTGGAGGGCCTGGCAAGCCTATGATGCTGCTACAGAAACATTTATGTATCTGGCAAAGCATCCATTCCAGGAACTAAAAGTTGACTCTGAGCATTTCCAGACACTTGAGAGGCTGACTGTGATCCTGTACAACAGATCCAGTCCTTTGAACTCCATCAGTCAAACAAGGAAGGAACTCTTCTGTCAAGACAGTCGGCCGATGGAGAGATTACCTCCCACGCAGGATGCCCTACTCCAGTATGTAAAACGGGCTGTGTTTCAGGCAGGAATCTGGGCAACCAGCACAGACACACAGCAAGTGATTCCTTCTCCAAAGGACTTTGGATGGACCAAGGACGAAACAGGGTCATGGGTTCCAGTTTGGATAACCATTCCCGAGGTCTCCATTGCCTGCAGAGAGCTGATAAAATGCTCATGTAAAGGTGACTGTTCCAGCTGTAAATGCAGCAATGCTAATATTGACTGTTCTCCACTTTGCAAATGCAACTGCTGCAAATAG